Below is a genomic region from Bacteroidota bacterium.
GATTTTTGTCTTTGCCGACATCGGCCAGCCGACGACGTGAGAAACGGAAGGCCGTCAGAAACGATTGCTGTCTGAGTCCCGATTCATCGGGACGAGTTCGGCGGCTTCCGGGCCTGAATGTAGTTTTGAGTTGAGGTACTCCGAAATTTGGTACACTGAGTTTATCGAAGTGCCGTATTACTATCGGGGTCTAAGGCTGGGCGGTCGGCTTGGCCGGTTCCCGAGCGAAGCCGAGGGATGGGTACTTTTTCAGCTGAAAAAGTAATCCTGCGGAGCAAACCAACTCGCAGGTTTATGCAGAAGTTGCGGAAAAGGCAGGATAAACCGGGCCCCTCGATAATCCTCATCCGGATGGCTTCCCCGACTTCATCGGGGTAAACTTTGGTCATTGAGCACAGTCGAAATGCAGCCACCGGATTCGGCACTCGGGGGCCGGGATTTTCATCACCACTCCCTTGTTTTGACTGACCACTGTTTAATGTCTGCGAAAAACGGGCAACAGTTGGTGTTGATTTGATGGAATTTCAGCCGCGTAGCGGTGGCATCTTTGTAGCAACATAGGAATGTCAGGTATTCAAGCCGCGTAGCGGTGACATCTTATCCGGTGCTGGAAAATCAGGTTTGTGCCTCCATGTTGGTACGGACGAGATGTCAGGGCTACGCCCCTCAATTCACTTTACATGGCGCATTGAAATCTACAAAGATGCCAGGGCTACGCCCCTGAAAATGCGTTCCCGGATTTTCAATTCACCAATCACTGGTATTTTCTCGTCACTCGTCACTGGAAAAATCCTCAGCTTTGAGAGGTCATTGAGCGCAGTCGAAATGCAACCTCCGGGGTCTTTCCATTCACCACTCCCTTGTTCTGACCGATCGCTGATTTCTGTTTACTAAGAATCTTTCAAAAACAAACCACCAGTTTCCCCATGGTCTGGTTCGATTCCATCAGACGATGTGCATCGGGTAATTCCTCAGGCTTAAACACCCGGTCAATGTGACAATGAAACGCCCCTGAAAAGACCCACGGCAGCACCCGTTTGTCCAGATCACGGGCTACAGCCGCCTTTTTCAGAATGGGCAGGCTGCGCAAGGTGCTACCGGTGATCCGGAGTCGCTTCACCAGCATCTGACCAAGATTGACCTTGTCTGCAAGCACCCCGCCCATCAGTCCGATCAGGATCAACCGTCCATCCGGCAGAAGGCAGGAAAGATTTTCGGTCAGGTAAGAGGCACCAACCGGATCCAGAATCAGGTGAACGCCTTTCATCTGCTGTTTAATCACCGAAGAAAAGGAAGGTGTTTCACGGTAATTGATCGCCAGTGAGGCTCCCAACGACTGGCAGAATGCCTGTTTTCCGGGTGTTCCGCAAGTGACTGCCACGCTGGCTCTGCGCCAGACGGCCAATTGGATGGCCGCCATTCCGATTCCGCTGGCACCAGCATGAATCAGAATAGTCTCTCCCCGCTTCAGCCTACCGATGGTGATCAGGTTCATCCAGGCGGTCATGAGCATTTCGGGCAAAGCAGCCGCGACTGTGAAGGGTACGGGATCGGGGACTTTCCATGTGGTGCGCGAATCGGCTGTGAGCAAGTTTGCATATGCCCCGCCGGGAACCAGTGTCATAACACGATCGCCGGGAGCAAACCGGGTGACCCGTTTGCCGCATGCCAGCACAACGCCCGATGCTTCCAGTCCGGGAATGTCGGTCACACCGGCCGGTGGCGGATACTTCCCTTCCCGCTGGACAATATCCGCGCGATTGATTCCGAAGGCTTTCACATCAATGAGAACATCCCATGGGCCGGGGACCGGATCGGGCACATCGATCCATTCAATCACCGATGCATCACCGGGACGACTGAACCAGGCCGCTTTACTCATGACCATTCCATAAAAATACGGACGGACTGATAGTCACATAGACCCACCGGACCCGTTCCTTTTCTGAGAAACCCGGTTCAGAACAAGCCGGAAATGTTTCCATCATCATCGATATCAATTTCCATGGCAGCCGGGCGTTGCGGTAAACCGGGCATCCGCATGAGTTCGCCGGTCAGTACCACGAGGAAACCGGCACCGGCCGAGGGAAGCACATCGCGGACGGTCAGTGAAAATCCCGTTGGCCGGTTCATCA
It encodes:
- a CDS encoding NAD(P)H-quinone oxidoreductase, coding for MSKAAWFSRPGDASVIEWIDVPDPVPGPWDVLIDVKAFGINRADIVQREGKYPPPAGVTDIPGLEASGVVLACGKRVTRFAPGDRVMTLVPGGAYANLLTADSRTTWKVPDPVPFTVAAALPEMLMTAWMNLITIGRLKRGETILIHAGASGIGMAAIQLAVWRRASVAVTCGTPGKQAFCQSLGASLAINYRETPSFSSVIKQQMKGVHLILDPVGASYLTENLSCLLPDGRLILIGLMGGVLADKVNLGQMLVKRLRITGSTLRSLPILKKAAVARDLDKRVLPWVFSGAFHCHIDRVFKPEELPDAHRLMESNQTMGKLVVCF